The window AGGGCGCTCATCGGGATGAATGTTATGTCGCGCGACTGCAGCTTGGCGCAGAACTCGCGGTACTCCTCAGTTATGTCGTCGAACACCTGCTGCGAGTAGCCCACCAGGTCCATCTTGTTCACCGCGACTACGAGATGCGGGATGCCGAGTAGCGACGCGATGAACCCATGCCGCTTCGACTGGGTGAGCACCCCGTTCTGCGCATCTATGAGGATGATCGCGAGATTCGCCGTCGAAGCGCCGGTCACCATGTTGCGCGTATACTGCTCGTGGCCGGGCGTATCCGCGATGATGAAGCGGCGCTTAGGTGTCGAGAAATGGCGGTAGGCGACATCAATGGTGATCCCCTGCTCGCGCTCGGCCTTGAGTCCGTCGGTGAGTAGCGCGTAGTCGATCTCCACGCGGCCCGCCTTGATCGAGTCTTTGTGAAGCGACGCGAGGTGATCCTCGTAGATTGACTTTGCGTCGTGGAGCAGGCGGCCGATGAGCGTCGACTTACCGTCATCGACGCTGCCCGCCGTGGTGAAGCGCAGGAGGTCGGCCTCCCGGACCTGAGTGAGGAGATCTTCGATCGCCATCAGAAGTACCCCTCCCGCTTCTTCTGCTCCATCGAGCTGTCCTGGTCGTGGTCGATCAGCCGGGTGATGCGCTCGGAGTGTCGCACGACCATCATCTCCTCCACGATCTCGGCGACGGTCGCGGCCTTCGAGTCAACGGCACCGGTGCACGGGTAGCACCCAAGCGTTCGGAAACGGCAGACCATTCTCTGCGGCACCTCGCCGGGAGCCAGTCGAGTACGCTCGTAAACCGGGATCAGCCTTCCGTCGCGCGGTACGACCTCTCGCTCGGCGGCGAAGTACATCGGGACCACCGGGATCTCCTCAAGATGGATGTAGAGCCAGACATCGAGTTCCGTCCAGTTGGAGAGCGGGAATATCCGGATGCTCTCGCCCTTCTTGATCCGCCCGTTGTAGAGGTTCCACAGCTCGGGCCGCTGGTTCTTCGGGTCCCACTGCCCGTGGACATCCCGGAAGGAGTAGACTCGCTCCTTGGCCCTCGACTTCTCTTCGTCGCGGCGGGCGCCCCCGAAGGCCGCATCGTATCCCCCCTCACGAAGAGCGTTCAGGAGCGCCTGCGTCTTCAGTTGCGCGCAGCACCTCACCGTGCCCCAGTCCCATGGGTCCGCGCCTTCAGCGATCGCCTCGTCGAACGTGTAGACGCGAAGGTCGGCCCCGATCTCCGCGCAGAACCGATCGCGGAACTCGTACATCTCGGGGAACTTCATGCCCGTGTCTACGTGCAGGAGCGGGAAGGGGATCTTGCCTGGGGCGAACGCCTTCTGCGCGAGCCTGACCATCACGGATGAGTCTTTGCCGATAGAATAGAGCATGACCGGCCGCTCAAACTCGGCGACTACCTCGCGAAGTATGTGTATGCTCTCTGCCTCGAGAGTTCTCAGGTTCGACAGATGCAGTCTTTCCATGTCGGGTGAATTAACTTCAGACGCGACCCGCCGGGGCCTATCTCACATCCGGGAGGTCCAGGGCGCAGGCTCCTCGGCTGAAGGTGATGACCCGACGCTGCTCCGGGATGGATGAGAGCGCACGATTGAGGTTATCGAGTTGCTCCGCCGCCGACATGCGCTCGAACGAATCGGGTTCGTAATAGCGAAGGGCATCGTCGAGAATCTGGCGGTAGTCCTCGAAGTTCTCGAGTTTCCCATAGTACTCCCGGTCTAGGTACTCACACATACCTTGAGAGTCGGTATCCCGGACTAAGATCGAGACGCAGCCGCCCTTGCCCGCGCCAGTCAGTTTGCCGCCCAGATACCCGGGTCCACGGCGCGCGATGTTGATCAGGCGGTCGAGTTGAGCGTTGGAGACCCGGAAGTCGTAGCACAGGATATGCTGTAGTTGCTCGACCAGTTCTCCTACGGTCATCCTGTACATATCGTACTCAGGCGAGTCCGGCTTGAGATCGCCTGAGGAGACTCGCCCGTCGGCCTCGATGAAGATTCGCTCGAGCGCCCTGCCGATGACGTTCTCCTTGTGGAAGAACCTCGCCGTCGTGCGCGCATGGTATCCACCGATGCTTCTTCTGGGTTTTGTGTACATGCGCATGATGGTATCGACGTCCCTTCGCAGGAGCCGTGCGGCTTCAACGGGTGTAATCTTCATCGGCAGCAGAAGAACCATCTCTTCGATGGCCTCGTTCGGTATGCCCAGTATACTCTCGTCGAGGCTTCCGAGCATGTTGTAGTTGGACTCGATTCTCTCCCAAGCCTCAGGATGCGATTCCAGATAGGGCGTCGGTCCGCCGGGGGTAATGCGGAAGCGTCTTTTCAACAGGTCGGCCAGCCAGCCCTCATCGGACGCCTTGCCCTGCTTCTGCGCCTTCCTGACGGCGGAGATAATGAGTCGCATCAGCTCGTCGCCGATCTCCATCCACCCCTTTCGCATGTTGAAACTCTGATTACCTGTAAGGGACTTGTTGACCTCCCATAGGGAGTTGGCTAGCACGACGTGAACGCCCCTGAGGAAGGGCAAGGGCGTCGAGTCGAGGGGAGTGCGTGAGTGGCGATTGTACAGCACCATGTTCGGCCCGTTGCGAAGGATCGTCGTCTGGTCGTTCGCGCCGCCGTGCGTGCCGACGTACCACTCAGCCTCGCCCAGAAGCCTGCACATCTCGGGTAGGTCCCAATGAGGAAGCAGGTCCTGGTTGCAGATGTACATGCAGAGGAAGGATAGAACCACAACTGCGGATGAGGAACTGGTGCCGGCTCGAAACGGCGCGGTAGCGGGGCCGAAGGTCATGTCGGCCCCTCTCAGAGTTGCGTCGTTCTGTTCCCACATCCCACGTAAGTACGGGCCGAGGATATAGTTCGACCAGATTCCCTTCTGCCTCCCGAAGTGCGGGAGGATCTTGGTGCGGTTGTCCCAGTTGTCGAGTAGCCCTCGTGCATGCTGGTGCAACGGCTCTCCTGCGAACTGCTTAAACTCGCGCGATAGCGAGATCCGCTCTGTCGGGAACAGAGGATTGACATTCGAAATCCAGAGCTCGTCGTCGTCTCTCGGCGACACGGCGACCGGGATGTCGCCATCAATGGTCGTGGACATGTGGTCGCCCGCGCACATATCGAGGTATTCGAGAAACGCGTTGAGCCTGCCCGGGGCACGGAGAATGTAAGTCGGGCGATCGCCGACTCTCACCGCGTGGAGGCGGACCGTTTCGGCCAACCTGCATCGCTGAGCGGCGAGATACTCCGGGTTTGCGTTCGCGTATATCTCGTCCGCGAGGTAGCGGTTGACCCTTGGATCGCCCGACTCGAGCCTTCGGATGATCTCGGCGGGACTCATCGCCTGCGCGGTCATGACTAATCTAGCCTGCTCGTTCATAGCCGACGCCTCCTGTGCGGAATGGTCATGGAATGGTTGTTCAAAGCTTACAGCATCACGGCGTCCGGGTCAACATGCGCCCGGCAGTGATTTCGTGTAGAATGGATGGGGCCTCTCCTTCGGCGGTCCGCTTGGATGGGTGTGCGGGAGCTAATGAGTACTTATCTTAGACAGGCGCGGTTTTTCATTTTGCTGTCATTGCTGGCAGCCTCAGCGGCGGTGCGCGTGGCAGCGGGCGAGTTCGCGTTCAGCTATGCCGTGGCGGGTCCGACTAAGGACCTGCGATTCGGCCAACCGTCCGGGATCGTGGTCTCAGAGCGCTTAGACGCGCTGTACCTGGCCGACATCAAGGAGTCGGCTGTCTACTCGATGGATCTGCACGGCGTGTCGAGGCCGACCGACATGAGCAATGAGAAGTTCGTCGAACCTTATGCCCTGGCGCTTGACGCTGAGGGCTCGCTCTACGTCACCCTGTCGGAAACGGCCCCGATCAAGGTCATCGCCCCCGGTGGGAGGACGTCTTCCATCGAACTCCCGCGTCCTGAGGGAGATGCGCCTCCGAGTCCCGGGCGAATGGCTTTTGATCGCGAAGGCAACCTCTATGTAGTGGATCGCGCCAACTGCCGGCTATACGTGCTGGACAGGGACCGCAAGCTCAAGTTGCGGTTGGGTGGCGAAGGGAGCAGGCGCGGTGAGTTTCGCCGGCTCCAGGATGTTGCCGTTGACCGCCAGGGGCGGATCTATGCTCTCGACTCGGTCGGTGTCCCCGTCCAGGTCTTCGACAGGAAGGGCAAGTATCTCTATCGTTTCGGCTTCCACGGCGAAGGCTCGCAGGACATCGGCAACCCAAGCGCGATCGCACTCGATCGGAACGAACAGGTTTGGATCGCCGACAGGGGCAGGCACTCGCTGGTGGTGTTCGACCGCGCAGGCGAGTTCCTTCGCAGGTTCGGTGTGTACGGAGTGGGAGAGGGGATGATATTCGACCCCGTTGACATTGAGATCGACGCCTTCGGGAGGGTCTACATCGTGGAGGGCGAGGCACGGCGCATGCAGGTATTCACCGTCGGCCACCCGTACGAATCGTTTGGGACCTTCGACTTTTGACACGCCTGCTCTAGTCCGCTATACTCCCAACGGGGATACACGAGTGACCGATCGCTAGGGGAGCAGGTGAACGTGGAAGAGGAACTGAGCGGAACGCCGGGATCAAGACAGAGCGGTGAAACAGGTCTGATGCGCGCGCTGTGGGTCTTCTTCAGTTCGATGAAGACTGCGATCGTGCTGCTTCTCGTCCTTGCTGTCGCTTCGGTCATGGGCACGGTCGTGCCTCAGGGAGGCCCGCCGGAGCAGTATGTCGAGCAGTACGGTCGCGCGAAGGCGGCGGTCATCCTCGGCCTCAGCCTGCACGACGTCTTTCGCTCCGCATGGTATTCAGCTCTGCTGACGTTGATCTCGATTAACCTCATCGTGTGCACCGTCAACCGGTTCAGGGTATCTTGGACAAGGTTCTTTCGGCCGACTGTGGCGGCGACCGTGAAGCAGATCGAGAACATGCAAGTGTCAGAGCGTGTCGCCTTCAGTGGATCGGCCGACGGCGCGCGAGACCGTGCAGCTTCGGCCCTTCGGTCCTCGGGATACCTGGTCAGACTGGATGGGGACTGCGTGTACGGCGCGAAAGGGCGGTTCGGCATCTGGGGCCCTTACCTGACGCACCTCAGCCTGCTAGTGATCTTCGCAGGGTATATGCTCGGCAACCGGCTTGGTTTCGAGGGCTACGCCTTGATCTCGGAAGGCTCGCAGGTCAGCTCCTACTTCCCGGCGGATTCGCAGGAGATGCGTCCGCTCGGCTTTGATGTGAAACTGCTTGACTTCCAGATCGAACTCGACAAGGACCGGTCGCCGTCGGCATACAAGAGCCGGTTGGAGGTATATGAGAAGGGGAGGCGCGTCGTTGAGAAGACGATTGATGTCAACCACCCGCTGATATATCGGGGCATCACGTTCTATCAGAGCGATTTCGGCGTGGACCGACTTGTCCTACGGGTCACGCGACCGGATGGGGGATTTGATCGGATCGCTGTCCGAATGGAGACCGCCTCAGATGCACACGGGAAGCAGTTCGTGCCCGAGCTTGTGCCGGTGGAGTTCATGACTGGCGGCCGGAAATGGTCGTTATTCGTTCATGACTTCGCGCCTGACTATGTCGGCCCGCCGCGTATCAGCGCTTCGAGTCTGCCCGTTAACCCGGCGGCGCAGGTCTACGTCAACGAGAACTTCGAGGAGAATCGTAGCGACTGGAAGCGGATCGGGTGGGTATCGAGCGGGAACCCCGGCGAGTACAAGGGCCACAAGGTCGAGTTGGAACGCGTTGTTGACTACACGGGATTGCAGGTAGCCAGCAATCCTGCCCTTCCGATCGTGTACATTGGTTTCGCATTGATGCTTCTCGGGATAACGGTCTCGTTCTATGTGCGCCGGAGTGTGGTCCGTATAATGACATCGTCGGAGCGCGCGCTCTACATCGGAGGATCGTCGCACACGGACTGCGAGGCGGCTCAGCGGGACGTCGCTAGACTCACGGATGCGCTGAAGTGAGGTTGCCCGTTGGTGTGGAGGTCGAAGGGTCGTGAACGCGGCACAGTCCCACCGCTCACGCGGTTTCAGTTTCGCCATCCCCGCACTGATGGACGGCTGTATAGGATTGGTACAGACCGCGATCCCTCTGCTCGCCCTCCGATTCGGTGCAAACGCGCTGTTCCTCGGAACGATGGGCTCGATGGCACAAGGAGCCAGGCTTCCCGTCTGCATGACGACGGGTATGCTGTCTGAGAAGATCGGGAGGACTAGGGTTATCATCCCGGCGGCGGCGATGGCGTCGGTCGCCTGTCTCGGACTCTCGATCTCTCGGAACAACCTGCAAGTTCTCGCGCTCTACGTTGTGTTTATGATCTCTGTTGGCGCGTTCTATCCGTCATTGCAGGCCTTCATCGGCGATAGGAGTCCTAGGGGCGAACTGCGGAAGAACCTCTCAGCGTTCAATGTCGGTTGGACCGTAGGTGGGGCGGCATTCACCCTGATGGCGGGGTACATGTTCGCTACGAGCGAGGCATGGCCGTTCGTCGCGGCGGCCCTGCTGGCAACGGGCTCGATCTATGTCGTGCGCGCATGGTCTCGCATCCCCGTTGATCCAAGTTACTCGGATCAGC is drawn from Armatimonadota bacterium and contains these coding sequences:
- a CDS encoding cytochrome c biogenesis protein ResB, which translates into the protein MEEELSGTPGSRQSGETGLMRALWVFFSSMKTAIVLLLVLAVASVMGTVVPQGGPPEQYVEQYGRAKAAVILGLSLHDVFRSAWYSALLTLISINLIVCTVNRFRVSWTRFFRPTVAATVKQIENMQVSERVAFSGSADGARDRAASALRSSGYLVRLDGDCVYGAKGRFGIWGPYLTHLSLLVIFAGYMLGNRLGFEGYALISEGSQVSSYFPADSQEMRPLGFDVKLLDFQIELDKDRSPSAYKSRLEVYEKGRRVVEKTIDVNHPLIYRGITFYQSDFGVDRLVLRVTRPDGGFDRIAVRMETASDAHGKQFVPELVPVEFMTGGRKWSLFVHDFAPDYVGPPRISASSLPVNPAAQVYVNENFEENRSDWKRIGWVSSGNPGEYKGHKVELERVVDYTGLQVASNPALPIVYIGFALMLLGITVSFYVRRSVVRIMTSSERALYIGGSSHTDCEAAQRDVARLTDALK
- the cysD gene encoding sulfate adenylyltransferase subunit CysD, whose amino-acid sequence is MERLHLSNLRTLEAESIHILREVVAEFERPVMLYSIGKDSSVMVRLAQKAFAPGKIPFPLLHVDTGMKFPEMYEFRDRFCAEIGADLRVYTFDEAIAEGADPWDWGTVRCCAQLKTQALLNALREGGYDAAFGGARRDEEKSRAKERVYSFRDVHGQWDPKNQRPELWNLYNGRIKKGESIRIFPLSNWTELDVWLYIHLEEIPVVPMYFAAEREVVPRDGRLIPVYERTRLAPGEVPQRMVCRFRTLGCYPCTGAVDSKAATVAEIVEEMMVVRHSERITRLIDHDQDSSMEQKKREGYF
- a CDS encoding NHL repeat-containing protein, with product MLSLLAASAAVRVAAGEFAFSYAVAGPTKDLRFGQPSGIVVSERLDALYLADIKESAVYSMDLHGVSRPTDMSNEKFVEPYALALDAEGSLYVTLSETAPIKVIAPGGRTSSIELPRPEGDAPPSPGRMAFDREGNLYVVDRANCRLYVLDRDRKLKLRLGGEGSRRGEFRRLQDVAVDRQGRIYALDSVGVPVQVFDRKGKYLYRFGFHGEGSQDIGNPSAIALDRNEQVWIADRGRHSLVVFDRAGEFLRRFGVYGVGEGMIFDPVDIEIDAFGRVYIVEGEARRMQVFTVGHPYESFGTFDF